In Drosophila ananassae strain 14024-0371.13 chromosome 3R, ASM1763931v2, whole genome shotgun sequence, the DNA window AGTAAGAGGTTCCGCGTCGAAGCAGCACCACATTACCAAGTAACCAGTAGCACCACTAGACCAGCACCACCGCAAGCAGCTGATAAAACCCGAAACGGATATACCCGAAACGCAATAGTCGCTCCCGAAAATGCAGTCCAGTTGTGTGGTATGATCATGTGATGACCAAACTTTGAAACTTCCCGCGTAATCATCGAGCGTGCCAGTCTAATCGAATTGTGTTCTTCTCCCCCCCATCCCCCatccacccatccacccatcCACCTCCTTCAAATATACAGTTAGTGGTCGTACTGGCCTTGGCTGCCTTGGTGGCCGCTCGTCCCGAGCCGCCGCGTGACTCGTACAGTGCTCCCCCGTCGAGCAGCTACCAGCCCAGCGGACCCAGCGGTGGCTATGGAGCACCTGCCCCACAGTACGGACCCCCGCAGCAGCCGCCAGTGGTGCACAAGCACGTCTATGTGCATGTCCCACCACCAGAGCCGGAGTACCAGGCACCCAGGTGAGTTCAAAAGGATTTTGTTATCCTTTTCTTATATTTAGAGTTAGTTATAAGTAGGACTATGATATTTTGAAAGATAAATCTTCAAAGATAGGTGTAGGTGTAGACTCCTTTCTAGAAACTCATTTTATTTCAAGATCTCTTACTTTgatcataaataattttttaattaaaattaatattcttAAAACACCcagataaatttcaaaatcctGAATCTCAATCAGTAGAAAGCTCAAGCCcctaatacaatttttatccCACACTCTAATGAGATCATAATACATCACACCCTATGGCCCTCTGCCTTTCATTAAATCTCGCGTGCTTGAGAGTACTTACAAACGATATCGCTTTATTTGTCTTGTTCCACTTATGATTGGCAAAAaccaaaagtaaacaaaaccacgaaaaaaacgaaagaaagaaaaacacatTGTTATGGGCTTATAATCCAAGCCACTTATGCAGATTCTCTCACAATTCATCGCCGTGAGCCCACTCCCAACTTGCAACTTTAATAATAACCTGGCAAAATGTTGTAAGCCACCAATCATCTAATCCAGCTCAGGGCCCTTTTTGGGAAAGCAATTGCCCCATTTCCAGGGTATTTAGCAGTCGTATCTTATACGTCTGATGGCACAACTGTGATAAAGTGCAAGgaggaaaattatttaataccAGAGAAAAGTCGAGTCGAGTATCTTTCTCCAACTTTTCAGCCCATCTCGCAGTATGGCTCGGCTTGTGACGTCTTCTGTTTTTACAATTGGAGTTGGAAGTAATGTTAATTACCTCGAGAGGGGAATAATGTGGCTTTGCAGACCGCCAAACCGTGACTAAAATGTTACCTAAGCTCTCTCtatatatctgtatctgtatatgGCAGATACAGATATATCTTTGTGGCTCTGTAGCATTTTCAGGCTAATTATCAGACGCAGAGGGCCAAGGAACGCAATTACCATAGGGAGCTTTATATAAACCCGATTTTTAGTGGGGGGACTGTTGTGACACCCGgtcgtcatcgtcatcatcgCCATCAACTTCATCTGATTAGCAAGCCAGGTGACAGGTGGCTGGAACCTGCAAACTGTAAACTGCAGCTGCTTAACCATTTTCAGGAGGTCACCATTTATGGGCTCGTCATTTGCATACTCCTCAAAGTGAAACTCCTTTCTTCGGGCTTTCATTTTGGTGTCTTTCAGCCaggcacacaaaaaaaaaccaattacAGGAAATAATGTTGACAATGAAAGATATTCGTGAGCATTTGAAGGCTATTTCTGCTTGGCATTTAACCTTCCGGTCTTTCCTCACACATTTCTGCAGAAGTCGTGAGCCGTTTTATGGATAAGATATAGGAGGacttaaataatttacaaaacttgtattattttcttttaggaaACCCCTGTATGTGCCTCCCCCACAGAAGCACTACAAGATCGTCTTCATCAAGGCACCATCTCCACCTGCCCCCACTGCCCCGGTCATCCCGCAGTTCCCTCAGAACGAGGAGAAGACCCTGGTGTACGTGCTAGTCAAGAAGCCCGAGGAGCAGCCCGAGATCATCATCCCCACGCCGGCGCCCACACAGCCCAGCAAGCCGGAGGTGTACTTCATCCGCTACAAGACCCAGAAGGAGGAGACCGGACCCTATCCCAACAGCGTGGCGCCACCAGCTCCCGAGTACGGTGCCCCAGCTGCCCCGCCCGCCCCCTCTGCCCCCAGCAGCTCGTACGGAGCCCCGTCCCACTAAGATGGTGGAATGGCAACCCACTGCAGCAGCAACCCTATCCGAACTCAACCCGAACTCGATTTACGAATCTCAACCCAACTCATGGCAAACTGCATATTTtatgtgtattatttttttgttttgtttcaacaACTTTAACGTGTGACAAAGTTTACCAAACAATCCGTATCCCAGGACCCCCATGCATCGAGCTCATAATACCCCCATTGTTGAGCAGTACTTACCTCTCGATTTGTTTCTACCTAATTGTATGAGAAGCATGTATGTTTTCCATCTAGGCTGTTTGTTTCAAATTGTTTGTTTAGTCTTAAGTTCTAGGTCTTTAAGCGAACGATGCGTTATACactcacaaaaaaataacatcCAAACTCGATAATCTACGAATTAGCCTTAGTTATCGATAGAGATATCGATCCAGATACCGACACATGATATATACATGACCATCATCATTGTAAATGCATTTTCAACTAGGCAATTTCTACTGACTCCCAAAAATATTGCTCTTGCCGCGCTAACAATTTTTACCAGTGTAAGGATACTGCAAGGCATATcgaaaaagcaacaaaaaaaatttataaataatgaTACTCAAGTATatgtttaaaaacaaaaaacatcaATGGCTAAATAAAAGTTTAACGAATTATCTTTAAAGTTTATGGGTTTTCTTTAATATAGAGGAAGTTATAAAAATGAGGTTTATTCGAGCAGAGGCAGAGAAGTAATAAATTTTCTTCAACACAATCATAattataaatttcataagtttTTCTATACTCTTTCAcgacaaatttttaaaaagtaacgGCCATGGTGTTGCCATCTGAAGCACTTGGCGCAGACTATCccataggtggcgccacgaaAGGCACTCCCAGACTGTAGCCCCAACGGAAGAGTGACTCACAAACTGTTTATCTCCTTTCACTCGGATTTAAGCCCCTCCAGCatttgtttcttttctttcgggtttgtttatttgtttttcctCTTCTGGCGCTTGGATTACataaaatttgatttgccTCATGCGGAAAAAGCGTTTTCCACGGAATTTTTCCTCAAGTTTTATGATAATTAGTAACGAAACACTTTAAAAACGGATTGGATTACCACGTTTTCCTGCAGCAGGCACCTTAATAGCAATCAGCTTGGGCCACTTTAATTGAGTCGTTGCCGCTGTCCACTTCCATTTGgtcaacacacacacacacacagaaaaaTAACCAAAGCACACACGGGTAGTATGTGTCCATATGTATAACGGTTAAGGTAAATCCCTACCAACCCCACCCCACCCATCGCCGTGTACACATGCTTTtaaatacaaacacacactcaaCAGCTCCTTCACGAGCCTGCCAAATGTAAGCGAACTTAAAAACACATCGTTTGCATTTGGCCCCATCTCCCCCCAAAAAATCCTTGGTTCCCCaacacctcctcctcctcttgtCCTCCATCAGCAGAAACTCCAAGCGGCACTTAAGTGACGCTCCAGCAGCTCAACTATCACCGGTGTTCGTGTGACTTTTCTTATTCTTTTTATTCCAGGTACTAGCAGCGGAAAAGGGGTATATTGTATTATATTGTATTTGTCCAAATGGACCTGAATACCATGGAATatagaataaaatataaggAGTGATATGGAGTCATTATCTTGAaaggaataaaatattttataattttctagGCAAAGTTTAATACTCTGTACTCTATTACTCATAATCCTATATAAAAACACCTCCTTAAAACACAAAGATACTTTGCAAAATCACTTCCTAACTTTCTTTAACCAAATGGAACTAAATATCTTTTAGAAGAATTTACTAGAATTACCTAGTCCTTCATACTAGGTATGTCCAATTCGTATAGTATTGAAACTACCCACAATATTTTGAGGTTATTGCAGGCAGTGAGCATTTTGATGTCTGCAATCTAAACATCATTTGCGttgttccttttttgttttagccATGCTGATTTTGTTTACCTGAGCCTCAAAGCTGCCTTTTTCCTTTTCCTCAACAAAAACAAGTTAACAAGAGAATCCGCCAAAGAgataccaaaataacaaaagagTAACTTAAGAAGGAAATGGCCAAAAGCGAAAGTCCTTCCACCCTTCGGATTCGTAAGGATTATGGCATTGCCAGTGTTGAGGAGCTCGCTCTTATTTTGTGGCACGCCTGCGCCACACCGAGGTGGGAAAAACTCTTGGGAAACTCAAACCCACACAGCCCACGGCCGACGGCCCACAGTCCAAAGCCCAATCCGAGgccgaaaaccaaaacccgACTTCAGTTGGCATTGTAATGGCAACGCTGTCGGCACGCGTTTGGCCATCTCGCCTCGCGGGTCTTTTTTATCCTGTCGGTGTCGCTGTCGCCGTGACAAAcccaaaataaagaaaacacaacaacaacaacaacaccaaagcaacaacaacaacaacaagaaataTCATAGAAAATCTGTAGAGTGTTGAATAGAAATATAAATCATGTGTAACGAAGAAATCAAGGAAATTCGGAAAGCCAAAGATGAAATCAACAACGTGAAATTGCCAGTCATAAAAAAAGGGTTTGTGTTTGTTCCTGTTTCgtagatgtgtgtgtgtgtgtttgtgtgtgtgcgtgtatgCTAGTGTGTGTTGTGCCAAAGAGAAATCCCTTAACCCCCTTTGGCCCCCCCACGAAACCCTTAACCCCTGACTTCAGCTAGACTCCCCTATTGTGCGTTGTGTACAATTAGAAGGCATTGCCAATCGATTTGTGTGAAAAGCCAAAGCTAAAACTCAAAAGGTGGACGACGCCAATCCTCAAACagcagtaacaacaacaacaacaacaccaacaacattaaaaagcaaaacccagaatggcaaaaaaaaaagaaaatataaaagaataaaaacagAGAAAAGTCGTAGCGAAGAAGTTCCTTTTTAGTTGGCAGGTGCGCGTAGTCTGAAAAATGAAGTTGAACCGACCCGAAGTTGTTGCCTGTCATTCAGAGGAGGGAATGGCAATAGAAGAGGCCAAAAAGAAAAGCCGAGGGGCCGGGGCAATGGGGTGGGATATGGCAACAATGTTGGTCTCTATATAGGGGGGCAGGAGGGTAGTATTATTAATGAAAGACGTTGCAAAAATGTCACGTTTCCCCAGtcaaattgaaataataatgaagGCATTGAAGAAATGTCACGGCTCACGGCGACTGACAGGCGAAAAACGGAAAGTCCATTGGAATTTACatgaatatttcaaaaaataaagttgAACACTCTAATGGCATATCAGATCCAACAAGAAGTGGGTACTCTCGGATAACACAAATTATATTAAACATAACAAGTCCGATAGGAGACTGAAATTTACATTAGACATTTTCCAAAGTGAAGTTTAAAGGACATGACAAAGGAACTCAATCCCCGGGGAGCACTTTGaggatattaaaaaacattccacAGGGAGATTGTATGAATAATTTAAGCATATAATATAatgagaaaaataataaaaaggaaGTTGCAGAAATGGAAATTATccgaaaattataaaacattTAGGAATCAATGAGAGTTCCTCAACAATAATAGTAGTTAAAATGAACAAAAgctatattaaaatttatccAAACATAAGTATTTAAAAGTACTCCATACAAAGTATAAAACAAAGTCATAAAAACAGTACTAAACTTTTTAATAACTCGTAAAATATGGCCAACTTTCGGAGAGCTCTTCGAGCCGgaaagaatttaaataaaaattctaGAGTCAAACTTTCGAAATAGAATTAAACCGATGTGAAATAGGAGTGCGCCCCGAAGAACACTTCAAAGACTCTGATGCGCATAATTTTGAGCCACAAAATCCCAAGCGAAACTCGAcataaatttgattttatgCACAAGATGCTACAAGTGAATAAAACACGAGCTTAGTGACAGTGACAGTGAGACAGTGGTGCTGGCGTGATAGTGTTGATAGTACAGTGAAGCATATGCCCAATAAACAGATGGCCCATAACCATAAAGCGAAAGTGTTATGGCCATTACCAAAGAAGGGTCCTTGCTGGGCGTCCTTACATCTTTGCTGGCCTACCAGCCAGCAACAAATAACTTATGCCCATTGGCCCGAACCGAAATCGCAATTTATGACAGTCCAAACTGAGCCTGGCAACTATTTAAAGAGCCATAAAATCCCCTGCTCAGCTCtataaaacaaacaaagttTATGGGGAGTGACGATTGCGTTTTAAGATCCCCGACATAAAACAAAAGCCATAGGATTTCGGGACTCTTATTAACTCCCAATTTTATTCATCTCCCCTCATTTCTCGATTCGAACCAAAAGGAAACCCGAGTGCTTCCAGCAATAAACTTCCGCCAAACCAACCAACTGTGGCAACCAATAAGCGACGAATGATGGCCACCACCACCTCGAACAACGCCACCAGCAGTAGCACATCCGCCACCACGTCCCGGAACGGTGGCTTCTGTGGTGCCCTCCAGCGGGCGCCGCCGCCCATGCCGCCCGCCCTCGTCCGGAGACTGAGCAGCCGGGAGTGCTATGGCGTGGGCAAGGTGAAGGTCATGCTGCGGGTGGCGGAGCGGGACAGGAGCGCCGTTGGAGCAGAGCCGGACTTCATGGCGCTGGACAA includes these proteins:
- the LOC6505485 gene encoding extensin, with product MQSSCVLVVVLALAALVAARPEPPRDSYSAPPSSSYQPSGPSGGYGAPAPQYGPPQQPPVVHKHVYVHVPPPEPEYQAPRKPLYVPPPQKHYKIVFIKAPSPPAPTAPVIPQFPQNEEKTLVYVLVKKPEEQPEIIIPTPAPTQPSKPEVYFIRYKTQKEETGPYPNSVAPPAPEYGAPAAPPAPSAPSSSYGAPSH